A window of Thermosipho japonicus genomic DNA:
CTTTGTCCAGTAAGTCTGACCACTTCCTTTTTGATCCTTATACCATTGCATAGGCTCACGCACAGGTATGTCCCACGGATATGAATGCCACTTCCATCCCCTAAGTCCTATTTCATCACCATAGTAAATAGTTGGCATACCCGTTAAAGAAAGTAGTAAAGCATTAACTAACAAATATTGTTTTGTGGCAGATATCACATCATTTTTATATTTTACATCCACAAGCTTAGACACAAACCTTACTAAATCGTGATTATCTATAAATGGAAAATGATAAACATTTAGAAAATATGAAGAAGATAAAGAATCAACCCAGCTAATAGAATCTTTAAGTAAATTGTCTCGCCCTTCGTAATAATCTCTTATATTGTACATAAAGCTAAAGTTAAAAACTGGCATAGGAGCAAACCTTGAAAGTATCTCTGGAGATCCTTCATATACTTCACTTACAATAACTGCATCGTCACCTATTTTGCTTCTAATATAACTTTCTAACTTCTTTGAAAGTTCTGCAGATTTATCAATTCCATCATTCCAATCAAAACCATAGTAGTGTTTTGCTGCATCTAATCTAAATCCATCTACTCCCATGTCTATCCAAAAATCTATAATTTTTTTTACTTCTTCAATTACCCGAGGATTATCATAATTTAGATCCGGCATTGAAGAGCTAAATAAACCAAAGTACCAAACTTTTTGTCCTTTAGAATTAAACTTGTAATGCCAATGATTAGTATTTCTTGGTTTATCTAAACTCATTATATAGTAGTCCCAATATGGAGAGTCTGTAGTATTTTCAAGAGCATCCAAAAACCATGGATGTGTGTCAGATGTGTGATTTAATACTAAATCCATAACAATTTTTATTCCATTTTCATTGAGAACTTTTATCATATTATCAAGGTCTTGCAGCGTTCCATAGTCTGGCTCTACATCATAATAATCTTCAATGTCATATCCATGATACGATTTACTTTTATTAAATGGCAAAAGCCAGACTGTATCAACTCCAAGAGATTTTAAATAATCTACCTTTTCAGCAACTCCATTAAAGTCTCCTATTCCATCATTATCTGTGTCATAAAAAGATCGAATAAATAATAAATACATTGTCGATGAAGTAAAAGGGACATTCAAAGAAACCTTTTTTATATCATCTCTTGATAATTCACTAATCTCACTTTTAAACCCATTAGCAACTACCCTTACTCCTATTCTTTCAACGTTCCAAAATTGAAAACCTGCTAAATCAGTTGTAAAGAATCTTTCTGATATTTGACTGACTAATTCATAATTAGCGTTGTTTCTTTCTTTCTTTAAAATTTCAAATTTTACATTCGAATATTTATAATCCCAACTTAAACTCAATTTATTGGTATCAACATTGTAAACCGCATGTATCTCTTTTATATCTTCAATATTTATTAATCGAATATCTTTCTTTTCAAGTATACATAGGTTACTTTCTTTTCCATTAAAGTAAGCCTTTATTGCAACTCCACTAATATTATCGTAATCTTCTTTGGTAAGATTGACCGTATAACTTTTTTCATTTGTCTTTGCTAAAAATTCATAAATATACTCTTCCTCAGTAATTTGAATTTCTTTGTATATATAAAAACACGCATTATTAATTGAATAATCCCAATTTAGAGTAAGTTTACCATTAATTTTTTCTATAGTTCCTTTTAAATTTACTATAGGATCCGCTTCTGGAATTACAACTTTTACTTTAGGTTTATCGTCACCTTTATCAAAATATACTCTAAACTTTATCATTTTTGTTTTTGCAGGAGCTAATTCTAAATTAAATTCACTTTCAAGACTTGGACTTTCTACTGAAAGATCACCATCTTTTAGCTTAAGTAAAATTTTAAACCTTATTATCCAAGTTGAAGGACAAACTTCTTTACTTACTTCCGTTAACATTTTAACTAAGTTTATATTCTTTTCTTCAATGCGTTTTTCTGTTTCTTCTTGGTATATAATCTTTGCTGAAGTAATATTATATCTTTCAAAAATATCCGGATCAACTTCGATAATTGTATCAATTATTCCACTTTTATAGAAAGTATCTATATAAATATTCGTATTTTCTTTGTCTATAAATTGATTTCTTTTTTCTCCTGAAAAGATCATTGTATCATTCTCATATCCTTCAACCTGGAACGTATAGGTTCCAGGCAAAAGTTCAATTTCAAAGAAAATGTTAGAAGTATCACTGCTTTCGAATAAGAATGATTCTTGGCTATTATTTTCTTTTACAACAAGAACAACTCTATTTAAATTATCAACAAAGTTACCATGTGATGGCATGTTTACATTTACCCTTACAAGA
This region includes:
- a CDS encoding alpha-amylase family glycosyl hydrolase, with the translated sequence MKVKKLTFIFFLMIFVSIFGSGCAADFQLNGKVLVRVNVNMPSHGNFVDNLNRVVLVVKENNSQESFLFESSDTSNIFFEIELLPGTYTFQVEGYENDTMIFSGEKRNQFIDKENTNIYIDTFYKSGIIDTIIEVDPDIFERYNITSAKIIYQEETEKRIEEKNINLVKMLTEVSKEVCPSTWIIRFKILLKLKDGDLSVESPSLESEFNLELAPAKTKMIKFRVYFDKGDDKPKVKVVIPEADPIVNLKGTIEKINGKLTLNWDYSINNACFYIYKEIQITEEEYIYEFLAKTNEKSYTVNLTKEDYDNISGVAIKAYFNGKESNLCILEKKDIRLINIEDIKEIHAVYNVDTNKLSLSWDYKYSNVKFEILKKERNNANYELVSQISERFFTTDLAGFQFWNVERIGVRVVANGFKSEISELSRDDIKKVSLNVPFTSSTMYLLFIRSFYDTDNDGIGDFNGVAEKVDYLKSLGVDTVWLLPFNKSKSYHGYDIEDYYDVEPDYGTLQDLDNMIKVLNENGIKIVMDLVLNHTSDTHPWFLDALENTTDSPYWDYYIMSLDKPRNTNHWHYKFNSKGQKVWYFGLFSSSMPDLNYDNPRVIEEVKKIIDFWIDMGVDGFRLDAAKHYYGFDWNDGIDKSAELSKKLESYIRSKIGDDAVIVSEVYEGSPEILSRFAPMPVFNFSFMYNIRDYYEGRDNLLKDSISWVDSLSSSYFLNVYHFPFIDNHDLVRFVSKLVDVKYKNDVISATKQYLLVNALLLSLTGMPTIYYGDEIGLRGWKWHSYPWDIPVREPMQWYKDQKGSGQTYWTKKFYRGISKGNAREDGAIYDDPDDGVSVEEQENGYSILNFFKEFINLRKEYPALAFGNTKIEKDWKNLYVLKKSYNFQDVLVLINLDPTYSNTYEIPEGYKWVWYAFFDGDNYEFGEKDKMILQNTNWTINPRQIYIFVK